A stretch of Acidimicrobiia bacterium DNA encodes these proteins:
- a CDS encoding MFS transporter: MTATPAKPDPATADPYRWVILFTATLTQAGTAFVFLGVGALAGFIQESFNLTGAQTGLLVAAVGSVPLVALIPIGRALDHGRERWIIAGGALVLAGGAALASLSESYPLILAMLLLGGAGYSSSQPGGSKVVAGWFPDYQRGLGMGIRQTGLPLGGALAAAVLPVVATASGWESALLVGAVVAGVGGVLFAVTYRPMPFSTRTAPIGFGAEVRGLIRVRAIRLAMMAGLGMVAIQFVLISYLMLYLRDVHGIPLARGSWMLFATQGAGVLGRVALAIWSDRLHDRLRPVAVSAAAAAIGTVLLATIQPGAPYALLLALSAVMGFFAFGWYGPWVVYVAEAAPGRAIGTTLALAMTANQVAIVLAPPLFGLIYDLTSSYTVPLIATAVMLAGVAGRTWHGSRRLPPGAFGGPRYP, encoded by the coding sequence GCTGGGTCATCCTCTTTACTGCCACCCTCACCCAGGCTGGTACCGCCTTCGTATTTCTCGGAGTCGGCGCCTTGGCAGGGTTCATTCAAGAGTCCTTCAACCTCACAGGCGCTCAGACCGGGCTCCTCGTCGCAGCAGTCGGGTCGGTACCCCTCGTGGCGTTGATCCCCATCGGTCGTGCTCTCGACCACGGGCGCGAGCGGTGGATCATCGCCGGTGGGGCGTTAGTGCTGGCGGGAGGGGCCGCCCTGGCATCGCTGAGCGAATCGTATCCCCTCATCCTTGCCATGCTGCTCCTGGGAGGCGCCGGCTATTCATCATCACAACCCGGAGGAAGCAAGGTGGTGGCCGGATGGTTCCCCGACTACCAGCGCGGGTTGGGAATGGGCATCCGACAAACCGGCCTGCCACTAGGAGGCGCACTGGCTGCTGCCGTACTCCCCGTTGTGGCTACCGCTTCAGGTTGGGAATCGGCCTTGCTGGTTGGAGCGGTGGTGGCAGGGGTCGGCGGTGTTCTATTCGCAGTGACGTACCGGCCGATGCCGTTTTCGACGCGAACGGCTCCGATCGGATTCGGAGCAGAAGTCCGGGGACTGATAAGGGTAAGGGCGATCCGCCTCGCCATGATGGCCGGGCTGGGGATGGTTGCCATCCAGTTCGTTCTGATCTCGTACTTGATGCTGTATCTTCGTGACGTCCACGGTATTCCTTTGGCACGCGGTTCGTGGATGCTGTTTGCAACTCAGGGGGCCGGCGTGCTCGGCCGGGTTGCGTTAGCCATCTGGAGTGACCGGCTGCACGATCGATTGAGGCCAGTGGCTGTCAGCGCGGCAGCAGCAGCCATAGGGACTGTTCTACTTGCGACCATCCAACCAGGAGCGCCATACGCCCTTTTGCTGGCACTATCAGCCGTGATGGGATTCTTCGCCTTCGGCTGGTACGGCCCGTGGGTGGTTTACGTCGCCGAGGCCGCCCCTGGTAGAGCGATCGGCACAACGCTCGCCCTGGCGATGACCGCCAACCAGGTGGCCATCGTGTTGGCTCCGCCGCTGTTTGGCCTCATCTATGACCTCACCTCGTCATATACGGTGCCCCTCATCGCCACCGCAGTGATGTTGGCAGGCGTTGCCGGCCGCACCTGGCATGGAAGTCGGCGGTTACCACCTGGTGCCTTCGGCGGGCCTCGCTACCCTTAA